A genomic stretch from Asterias rubens chromosome 19, eAstRub1.3, whole genome shotgun sequence includes:
- the LOC117303161 gene encoding UPF0184 protein-like: MGEYGEGPKKSSKDDSTSNSLTSTATEEDMEPTEEYTVLGETLDQLDSCLDDLEQKNDSLNNKLKELLESTQQIHQEMSAERLKEECSNMDTTNS; this comes from the exons ATGGGTGAATATGGAGAAGGACCCAAGAAATCATCGAAGGACGACTCGACATCAAATAGCTTGACATCCACTGCAACTGAGGAAGATATGGAGCCAACAGAAG AGTACACAGTCTTGGGGGAGACACTCGACCAGCTCGACTCTTGCCTGGATGACCTGGAGCAGAAGAACGACTCCTTGAATAACAAGCTCAAGGAACTTCTTGAATCAACTCAGCAGATTCATCAAGAGATGTCCGCAGAGAGGTTGAAGGAGGAGTGCTCGAACATGGACACTACCAACTCGTAA